A single region of the Xenopus laevis strain J_2021 chromosome 4L, Xenopus_laevis_v10.1, whole genome shotgun sequence genome encodes:
- the lrrn1.L gene encoding leucine rich repeat neuronal 1 L homeolog precursor yields the protein MARISVLVLTACQLLLGLLTSSLTDSSAPANECPQLCVCEIRPWFTPQSTYREATTVDCNDLRLTKIPANLSLDTQVLLLQSNNIGKTNGELQRLVNLTELDLSQNNFTSIHDVGLSNLSQLTTLHLEENQIFEMTDYCLQDLTNLQELYINHNQLNSISPSAFSGLRNLLRLHLNSNKLRIIDSRWFESTPNLEILMIGENPVIGILDLNFQPLVNLRSLVLAGMYLSDIPGNALLGLDNLESLSFYDNKLGKVPQLALQKVPNLKFLDLNKNPIRKIQEGDFKNMLKLKELGINNMAELVSVDRNAMENLPELTKLEATNNPKLSYIHRSAFRNVPTLESLMLNNNALNSVYRGTVESLPNLREISIHSNPLRCDCVLHWMGSNQTSIRFMEPLSMFCALPPEYRGQPVKEALAQDPAGEQCLPMISQDTFPSHLSLDIGMTISLDCRATAEPEPEIYWVTPLGHKVTLETLSDKYHLSGEGSLQIFNVQVEDSGRYTCVAQNSEGADTKVATLRVNGTLLDGTQALRLYVQQAESSSVLVSWKVSSSVLASNLKWSSATMKIDNPHITYTARVPADVHEYNLTHLQPATEYEVCLTVSGLHQQAQRACINVTTKGTSYSLTVTDQETSAALAAVMGSLFALISFASVSVYAAKRFQRKNYRHSLKKYMQKTSSIPLNELYPPLISLWEGDSEKEKEGTAESKASQVDTSRSYYMW from the coding sequence ATGGCTCGGATAAGTGTCCTCGTCTTGACTGCCTGTCAGCTGTTGCTTGGACTTCTTACCAGCTCATTAACTGACTCCTCAGCTCCAGCTAATGAGTGCCCCCAGCTTTGTGTTTGTGAGATCCGTCCATGGTTTACGCCTCAGTCTACATACCGTGAAGCCACAACAGTGGATTGCAATGACCTACGTTTGACAAAGATCCCGGCAAATCTCTCTTTGGATACACAGGTGCTTCTCTTACAAAGCAATAACATTGGTAAGACCAACGGAGAACTGCAAAGACTGGTCAATCTGACAGAACTGGACTTGTCCCAGAATAACTTCACCTCCATCCATGACGTGGGCTTGTCTAATCTTAGCCAGCTTACTACTTTGCATTTGGAGGAGAATCAGATTTTTGAGATGACTGATTATTGTCTACAGGACTTGACTAACCTGCAGGAACTCTACATTAATCACAACCAGCTTAATTCCATCTCTCCTAGTGCCTTCTCTGGGCTGCGTAATCTACTCAGGCTGCACCTAAACTCTAATAAGCTACGTATAATCGACAGCCGCTGGTTTGAATCAACCCCCAACCTTGAAATTTTGATGATTGGAGAGAATCCAGTAATTGGGATCCTAGACTTAAACTTCCAACCACTTGTTAACTTAAGAAGCTTGGTGCTCGCGGGAATGTACCTAAGTGACATCCCAGGAAATGCATTGCTGGGTTTGGATAACCTGGAGAGTCTTTCATTCTATGATAACAAACTTGGCAAAGTTCCCCAGCTTGCTCTGCAGAAAGTACCCAATCTAAAATTCTTGGACCTCAATAAGAACCCTATTCGCAAGATCCAGGAAGGTGACTTTAAGAACATGCTGAAATTAAAAGAACTTGGTATCAATAATATGGCAGAGTTGGTGTCTGTAGATCGCAATGCGATGgaaaatctccctgaactgacCAAATTGGAAGCTACAAATAACCCCAAGCTCTCTTACATCCACCGATCGGCTTTTAGGAATGTGCCTACCCTTGAAAGCCTAATGCTTAATAATAATGCATTGAACTCAGTGTATCGTGGGACTGTTGAATCCCTCCCGAACCTGCGTGAGATCAGTATTCACAGCAATCCACTGAGATGTGATTGTGTCCTGCATTGGATGGGTTCTAACCAAACCAGCATCCGTTTCATGGAGCCTCTGTCTATGTTCTGTGCTTTACCCCCTGAGTACCGTGGGCAACCTGTAAAGGAAGCATTGGCTCAAGACCCTGCAGGAGAGCAGTGTCTGCCCATGATCTCCCAAGATACATTTCCCAGTCACCTCAGCCTGGACATAGGGATGACCATCTCACTAGattgcagggcaacagcagagcCTGAACCAGAAATATACTGGGTAACTCCTTTGGGGCATAAAGTGACTTTGGAAACTCTTTCTGACAAGTACCACTTAAGTGGAGAGGGCAGTTTGCAGATTTTTAATGTGCAGGTGGAGGATTCTGGACGTTACACGTGTGTGGCGCAGAATTCAGAAGGAGCAGATACAAAGGTAGCCACCCTGAGAGTAAATGGAACCTTGTTAGATGGCACACAAGCTCTTAGACTCTATGTTCAACAAGCAGAATCCAGTTCAGTCTTGGTATCATGGAAAGTTAGTTCAAGTGTTTTGGCTTCTAACCTTAAGTGGTCTTCAGCCACTATGAAGATTGATAACCCCCATATCACTTATACAGCACGTGTGCCAGCGGATGTCCACGAGTATAATCTCACCCATCTCCAGCCAGCCACTGAATATGAAGTGTGCCTGACGGTGTCGGGGCTACACCAACAAGCTCAGCGTGCCTGCATCAATGTCACCACTAAAGGCACGTCCTACTCGTTGACTGTTACTGATCAGGAGACCAGTGCTGCCCTGGCTGCCGTCATGGGTTCCCTATTCGCCCTAATAAGTTTTGCCTCTGTTTCTGTTTATGCCGCCAAGAGGTTCCAGAGAAAGAATTATCGCCACTCGTTGAAGAAGTATATGCAAAAGACCTCATCCATTCCACTCAACGAGCTTTATCCTCCTCTCATAAGCCTGTGGGAGGGAGACAGCGAAAAAGAAAAAGAGGGGACAGCAGAATCGAAAGCTTCCCAGGTGGACACATCCCGGAGCTATTACATGTGGTAA